In a single window of the Arthrobacter sp. StoSoilA2 genome:
- a CDS encoding lysophospholipid acyltransferase family protein, which translates to MATNQPPAVRLPAKWTRIWSRPVGWVLDHVIYRTVVAGKSNIPAAGPVIFAGNHISFLDGPVMFGASPRPMHILVKKEMFRGFLGRVLRGSGQIPVDRSGDRSALHVGKQLLDAGRCVGILPEGTRGSGSADSISNGVAWLAINSGATVIPVAILGTRKGDEHRDHIPKPRRRLYVSFGEPLTVQRRKGEPGRVSMDRAAAAIRDALAGHVQDAVRTTGQGLPQEPPSGPSAPQHRQTEVAGTPADHH; encoded by the coding sequence ATGGCGACTAACCAGCCTCCTGCGGTCCGCCTCCCAGCCAAGTGGACACGCATCTGGAGCCGTCCCGTTGGCTGGGTCCTGGATCATGTCATCTACCGCACGGTCGTGGCGGGCAAGAGCAACATACCCGCTGCTGGTCCGGTGATTTTTGCAGGCAACCACATCAGCTTCCTGGACGGTCCTGTGATGTTCGGCGCCTCGCCGCGCCCCATGCACATCCTGGTCAAGAAAGAGATGTTCCGTGGATTCCTGGGGCGCGTCCTCAGGGGATCAGGGCAGATTCCCGTGGACCGAAGCGGTGACCGCAGCGCACTGCACGTGGGCAAACAACTGCTCGACGCCGGCCGTTGCGTTGGGATCCTGCCCGAAGGTACCCGGGGGAGCGGCTCCGCTGACAGCATCAGCAATGGTGTCGCCTGGCTGGCCATCAACTCCGGGGCCACCGTCATACCAGTCGCGATCCTCGGAACCCGTAAGGGCGATGAGCACCGCGACCATATTCCCAAACCCCGCCGCAGGCTGTATGTCAGCTTCGGCGAACCCCTCACGGTGCAGCGCCGGAAGGGCGAACCGGGGCGTGTTTCAATGGACAGGGCGGCTGCGGCAATCCGCGATGCACTGGCAGGACACGTCCAGGATGCAGTCAGGACTACAGGGCAGGGCCTTCCCCAGGAACCTCCGTCCGGACCATCCGCACCGCAGCACCGCCAAACAGAAGTAGCCGGGACGCCGGCAGACCACCATTAA
- the der gene encoding ribosome biogenesis GTPase Der has protein sequence MSDTTQKSGLHGAGDDEYTPTGTDQVAENLAALDDEEAELRAATLRAGLDDYDLDEDDAALLSGDYDDEGDEGPLKLDPVLAIIGRPNVGKSTLVNRILGRREAVVEDTPGVTRDRVMYSARWNGRNFTLVDTGGWEHDAKGIHARVAEQAEMAVELADAVLFVVDSAVGATATDEGVMKMLRKSKKPVIMVANKVDDFAQEADSAALWGLGFGQPYPVSALHGRGVADLLDHVMDTLPEFSLVEGVERSGGPRRIALIGRPNVGKSSLLNKLAGSERVVVDPLAGTTRDPVDEFIELGGRTWRFVDTAGIRRRQHMAQGADFYASLRTQAALEKAEVAVVLLAVDEVLSEQDVRILQLAIESGRALVLAFNKWDLLDDERRRYLEREIEQDLAHVEWAPRVNISAKTGWHKDRLVPALDTALESWDRRIPTGRLNAFLGELVAAHPHPVRGGKQPRILFGTQASSRPPKFVLFTTGFLDPGYRRFITRRLRETFGFEGTPIEVNMRVREKRGKKR, from the coding sequence ATGAGCGATACGACTCAAAAATCCGGCCTCCACGGAGCCGGCGACGACGAATACACGCCCACCGGCACCGACCAGGTGGCTGAAAACCTGGCTGCCCTGGACGATGAAGAGGCCGAACTCCGTGCAGCCACCCTCCGGGCGGGACTGGATGATTACGACCTCGACGAAGACGACGCCGCGCTGCTTAGCGGCGACTACGACGACGAAGGCGATGAAGGTCCCCTCAAGCTGGATCCCGTGCTTGCCATCATTGGCCGTCCGAACGTGGGCAAGTCCACCTTGGTCAACCGCATCCTGGGGCGCCGCGAAGCTGTTGTCGAGGACACCCCGGGTGTTACCCGCGACCGCGTGATGTACTCCGCGCGTTGGAATGGCCGCAACTTCACGTTGGTAGACACTGGCGGATGGGAGCACGACGCCAAGGGCATCCACGCCCGTGTTGCCGAGCAGGCCGAGATGGCTGTTGAGCTTGCCGACGCTGTCCTCTTCGTCGTGGACTCCGCCGTAGGCGCGACCGCCACGGATGAAGGCGTCATGAAGATGCTGCGCAAGAGCAAGAAGCCGGTCATCATGGTGGCCAACAAGGTGGATGACTTTGCACAGGAAGCTGACTCCGCAGCATTGTGGGGCCTCGGTTTCGGCCAGCCCTACCCTGTGTCCGCCCTTCACGGCCGCGGCGTAGCGGACCTCCTGGACCACGTCATGGACACCCTGCCCGAGTTCTCCCTGGTGGAGGGCGTGGAGCGTTCCGGTGGACCGCGCCGCATCGCCCTGATCGGCCGTCCGAACGTCGGAAAGTCCTCGCTGCTGAACAAGCTGGCCGGCTCTGAGCGCGTGGTCGTGGATCCACTGGCGGGCACTACGCGTGACCCCGTGGACGAGTTCATTGAACTTGGCGGCCGGACCTGGCGCTTCGTGGACACCGCAGGTATCCGCCGCCGCCAGCACATGGCGCAGGGCGCCGATTTCTACGCGTCACTGCGTACGCAGGCTGCGCTCGAAAAGGCGGAGGTCGCCGTCGTGCTCCTCGCCGTGGACGAGGTCCTCAGCGAACAGGACGTCCGTATCCTGCAGTTGGCCATTGAATCCGGCCGGGCCTTGGTACTCGCGTTCAACAAGTGGGACCTGCTGGACGACGAACGCCGCCGCTACCTTGAGCGTGAAATCGAGCAGGACCTGGCCCACGTTGAGTGGGCTCCGCGGGTCAACATTTCTGCGAAGACGGGTTGGCATAAGGACCGCCTGGTTCCTGCCTTGGATACCGCATTGGAAAGCTGGGACCGCCGTATCCCCACTGGCCGCCTGAATGCCTTCCTGGGTGAACTGGTTGCTGCCCACCCCCACCCGGTTCGCGGTGGCAAGCAACCGCGTATCCTCTTCGGCACCCAGGCCTCCAGCCGCCCGCCGAAATTCGTGCTGTTCACCACCGGCTTCCTGGATCCCGGATACCGCCGTTTCATCACGCGTCGCTTGCGCGAAACGTTCGGCTTCGAAGGCACGCCCATCGAGGTCAACATGCGCGTCCGCGAGAAGCGCGGCAAGAAACGCTAA
- a CDS encoding MarR family transcriptional regulator, with translation MGIKDDAVEVRAQGWRTLAALHGSIEAELEKALQASTELSVVEYTVLDALSRQDGWHMRMQQLARATALSSSATTRLVNRLEDRGLLTRILCADDRRGIYTELTVAGQKLLEAAKPVHDETLASALEAAEQVPELEPLVRALGALQKA, from the coding sequence ATGGGCATCAAGGATGACGCCGTAGAAGTACGGGCACAGGGTTGGCGCACCCTCGCCGCCCTGCACGGAAGCATCGAGGCGGAACTCGAAAAAGCACTCCAGGCTTCCACCGAGCTGTCGGTAGTGGAATACACGGTTCTTGACGCCCTGAGCCGCCAGGACGGATGGCACATGCGGATGCAGCAGCTTGCCCGCGCCACGGCCCTTTCCAGCAGCGCCACGACGCGCCTGGTTAACCGCCTCGAGGACCGGGGGCTGCTGACGCGGATCCTCTGCGCCGATGACCGCCGCGGGATCTACACCGAACTCACGGTGGCGGGCCAAAAGCTGCTTGAGGCAGCAAAGCCCGTGCACGATGAGACCCTGGCGTCGGCGTTGGAGGCCGCTGAGCAGGTTCCGGAACTCGAACCTCTGGTACGCGCGCTCGGAGCGCTGCAGAAGGCCTAG